One Aegilops tauschii subsp. strangulata cultivar AL8/78 chromosome 7, Aet v6.0, whole genome shotgun sequence genomic window carries:
- the LOC109787491 gene encoding uncharacterized protein has protein sequence MEMMAADLHRSFFLAPSPHHLAELRIDPQHSAVTFSAPGGVAGPGGRKRRCLLPPVSPRKKLLVELHPFDSSPSPSQPPSPRLSPSTAPPLLSRTGSPAGDFSFPSVRPCIGGSGGGGNGGNIFAFLEDTPSTPSPTGSSVSALSFLAPPGQPTTPTGGTLSGGLTFMDSPKKPTAGPTANGGFMFSASPEQPLTPASSSAGGGLGSLSTEPSLSPREYHGGRAVASFPSPKHARTGSTDSGGLAFFPSPGPSIGHASSPTSPSFVFSASKTLAPLVRKSGGGRKKRPRRQQGIVSTLRRSQQAIEPPQKVVKTYALVTAGEISRSSIQSGSSARPCCTFFTSPAKATPANGETSRKQEARKACSEASSSTSPCGSRSTFVPSPAKHSSAGKASKQHREVEVSSVATPAAPAACTGAEVLVRVTCACGVHKEFCFDHRH, from the exons atggagatgatggCGGCCGACCTCCACCGCAGCTTCTTCCTCGCGCCttcgccgcaccacctcgccgagCTCCGCATCGATCCCCAGCACTCGGCGGTCACCTTTTCGGCGCCAGGTGGCGTCGCCGGGCCCGGGGGACGCAAGCGCCGCTGCCTCCTCCCGCCCGTCTCGCCGCGCAAGAAGTTGCTGGTTGAGCTCCACCCCTTCgactcctcgccctccccctcacAGCCGCCTTCGCCGCGCCTCTCCCCGAGCACCGCGCCGCCTTTGCTGTCACGCACGGGGTCCCCCGCCGGTGACTTCTCATTCCCGTCGGTGCGTCCGTGTATCGGtggtagcggcggcggcggaaatGGGGGCAACATCTTCGCGTTCTTGGAGGACACGCCCAGCACGCCGTCTCCGACAGGCTCCAGTGTCAGCGCCCTATCGTTCTTGGCTCCACCGGGGCAGCCGACAACGCCCACGGGCGGCACCTTAAGCGGCGGGCTCACGTTCATGGATTCGCCAAAGAAGCCGACGGCGGGCCCCACTGCCAACGGTGGATTCATGTTCTCGGCTTCGCCGGAGCAGCCGCTCACGCCAGCGAGCTCTTCTGCCGGCGGCGGCCTCGGGTCCTTGTCTACCGAGCCGTCCCtgtcacccagggaataccacgGCGGGCGCGCCGTGGCGTCCTTCCCTTCCCCGAAGCACGCGCGCACGGGCTCCACCGATAGCGGTGGCTTGGCTTTCTTCCCTTCGCCGGGGCCGTCCATCGGGCACGCAAGTTCTCCGACATCCCCGTCGTTTGTCTTCTCGGCATCGAAGACTTTGGCGCCGCTCGTGCGCAAGTCTGGCGGCGGCAGGAAGAAGAGGCCGCGGCGACAACAAGGCATCGTGAGCACGCTCCGCAGGAGCCAGCAGGCCATTGAGCCGCCGCAGAAGGTTGTCAAGACGTACGCCTTGGTCaccgccggcgagatctcccgcTCCTCCATCCAGTCCGGGTCATCGGCCAGGCCGTGCTGCACGTTCTTCACCTCGCCGGCGAAGGCCACTCCCGCGAATGGCGAGACCTCCCGCAAGCAG GAGGCCAGGAAGGCCTGCAGTGAGGCATCCAGCTCGACTTCGCCATGCGGGTCGCGCTCCACGTTCGTCCCATCGCCGGCGAAGCATTCGTCAGCTGGGAAGGCGAGCAAGCAG CATCGGGAGGTGGAAGTGTCCAGCGTTGCCACACCAGCCGCGCCAGCAGCCTGCACCGGCGCCGAAGTGTTGGTGCGCGTGACCTGCGCTTGTGGTGTCCACAAGGAGTTCTGCTTTGACCACCGCCACTGA